From the Solanum lycopersicum chromosome 10, SLM_r2.1 genome, one window contains:
- the LOC101250550 gene encoding uncharacterized protein yields the protein MVEYDACILDLRITIDMNVHELLVIGESDLLIYHFQGEMAVKNPNIIPYIQYVQKLWKRFCNIEFIHTPRIQNELADVLDTITSMIKHPNTDYTDPMDIDLKEHPVHCSHVEAKLDGLPWYIDIKKYLEFGNYPEGATSNQKKSICRITLNFFIYGEILYRRTQDLGLLKYVDVVEAAKLIEQIHARVCGTHMNGLTLARKILRAGFISVAIDYFTKWVEATTYKSVGVPESIITDNGANLNSHLMRDICEQFKITHRNSSAYHPQMNGVVEDTNKNIKKILRKMIGNHRGWLEMLSYVLLGYQTTVKTSIGATSYLLVHGIEAVIPAEVEIPSLRIIKEAELSNAEWISKQIDQLNLIDKKRMVVVFQDQLYRQRMIRAFHKRVRYRTFEISQLVLKRIFPHQDEYKGKFAPNRQGPYIVRNVLSEGALVLSEMDCTV from the exons ATGGTCGAATACGATGCTTGTATTCTTGATTTGAGAATAACCattgacatgaatgtccacGAGCTATTGGTTATTGGAGAATCAGATCTATTGATTTATCATTTTCAAGGCGAGATGGCCGTGAAAAACCCTAATATTATACCTTACATACAGTATGTACAGAAGTTGTGGAAAAGATTTTGTAATATTGAGTTCAtacatactcccagaatacaaAATGAGTTGGCCGATGTTCTTGACACCATCACTTCAATGATTAAACATCCGAATACTGATTATACTGATCCTATGGATATAGATCTGAAAGAACATCCAGTTCATTGTTCACATGTTGAAGCAAAACTGGACGGTTTGCCATGGTATATtgatataaagaagtatttggAGTTCGGAAATTATCCTGAAGGTGCTACGTCAAACCAGAAGAAGTCGATATGCCGTATAactctcaatttctttatatatgGGGAAATCCTTTATAGGAGGACTCAAGATTTAGGTCTTCTTAAATATGTCGATGTCGTTGAAGCTGCCAAACTTATTGAACAAATACATGCTAGAGTTTGTGGCACGCATATGAATGGGCTCACATTGGCAAGAAAGATCCTTCGAGCCGG ATTCATTTCGGTCGctattgattatttcaccaagtgggtggaagcaacTACTTACAAATCG GTTGGAGTaccagaatccatcattactgataatggtgcaaatcttaacagtcacttgatgagagatatatgtgagcaatttaAAATTACTCACCGAAACTCAAGCGCTTATCATCCTCAAATGAATGGAGTTGTAGAGGATAccaataagaatatcaagaagattttgaggaaaatgattggcAATCACCGAGGTTGGCTAGAGATGTTGTCATATGTTTTATTGGGTTATCAAACGACTGTCAAAACGTCGATTGGAGCTACTTCATACTTGCTAGTGCATGGAATAGAAGCAGTTATACCTGCTGAGGTCGAAATACCGTCTTTGAGAATAATCAAAGAAGCTGAGTTAAGTAATGCTGAATGGATCAGCAAGCAGATTGATCAACTAAATTTGATTGATAAGAAGAGAATGGTTGTCGTTTTTCAGGATCAGTTGTATCGACAAAGAATGATTCGCGCTTTCCACAAGAGAGTAAGATATAGAACTTTTGAAATCAGTCAGTTAGTACTTAAGcgcatttttcctcatcaagatgaGTACAAAGGAAAATTTGCAC